In one Trichlorobacter lovleyi SZ genomic region, the following are encoded:
- a CDS encoding cytochrome c3 family protein, translated as MRRTPVALVVLVFSMLFMLPGILHATVDKMAYDPENCLGCHSSKISLDNFAASPHGKNGCTSCHLQSADLKKHMTGNTKLDKVNCSRCHGNETKEFEKSVHAKSGLTCVSCHSDIHAFSSKKSDKKAATLACIKCHDKQKVHLNSVHGVSLMKGNPDAPGCADCHGLHGIKKVQPASTIEGRMFHVDACIKCHSDEKMMHRNHVNGHAVETYLDSYHGKGYRLGMLQKAAGCSDCHTAHNVLKKDNPASSVHPNNAAKSCAQCHTKATALFAKFYSHGSHHDRENYPLMYWTFKAMVGLLVGTFAVFWVHTLLWMFRGFVENREKQKALIEGHVHHVDEPHKLYYRFKKRHIFLHFTVIVSFLGLSLTGLPLKFSDQAWAQTMMSFFGGVEYAGLIHRGCAVLTFYYFMGALWMSIDFLLLRKDVKGNVLQRMFGPDSLMPNFRDIKDVIGMVKWFLFKGPKPTFERWTYWEKFDFIAVFWGMFAIGGSGLMLWFPEFFGQFLPGWAFNLATIVHSDEALLATGFIFTVHFFNTHGRPEKFPMDFVIFNGQMNKEEFIEERGDQWKRYEEQGILEYFEVEKPSGVVYDFIFKTFGFIAVFTGLALVVAMLWAFLA; from the coding sequence ATGCGCCGAACACCAGTAGCACTCGTTGTACTCGTTTTTTCAATGTTGTTCATGCTGCCAGGCATACTCCACGCTACAGTGGACAAAATGGCCTACGACCCGGAAAACTGCCTTGGTTGCCACAGCAGCAAAATCAGCCTTGACAACTTTGCCGCCTCCCCCCATGGCAAAAACGGCTGTACCAGTTGTCACCTCCAGAGTGCCGACCTGAAGAAGCACATGACCGGCAATACCAAACTGGACAAGGTCAACTGTTCCCGTTGCCATGGCAATGAGACCAAGGAGTTTGAAAAGAGCGTTCATGCCAAGAGCGGACTGACCTGCGTATCCTGTCACTCGGACATCCATGCCTTCAGCTCCAAAAAAAGCGACAAGAAAGCTGCAACACTGGCCTGTATCAAGTGCCACGACAAGCAGAAGGTACACCTGAACTCAGTTCATGGTGTATCTCTGATGAAAGGCAATCCCGATGCACCCGGCTGTGCGGATTGTCATGGGCTGCACGGCATTAAGAAAGTACAACCGGCCAGCACCATTGAAGGTCGAATGTTCCATGTTGATGCCTGCATCAAGTGCCACAGTGACGAAAAAATGATGCACCGCAATCATGTCAACGGCCATGCTGTTGAAACCTACCTGGATAGCTACCACGGCAAAGGCTATCGCCTGGGCATGCTGCAGAAGGCTGCCGGCTGTTCTGACTGCCACACTGCACATAATGTACTTAAAAAAGACAACCCGGCCTCCTCAGTACATCCCAATAATGCCGCTAAGTCCTGCGCTCAGTGCCATACCAAGGCTACTGCACTGTTTGCCAAATTCTACTCACACGGTAGTCACCACGACCGTGAAAACTACCCCCTGATGTACTGGACCTTCAAGGCCATGGTAGGCCTGCTGGTAGGTACCTTCGCTGTATTCTGGGTTCACACTCTGCTCTGGATGTTCCGAGGTTTTGTTGAAAACCGTGAAAAACAGAAGGCCTTGATTGAAGGCCATGTACACCATGTTGATGAACCGCACAAACTGTACTACCGTTTCAAAAAACGCCATATCTTCCTGCACTTTACGGTAATTGTCAGCTTCCTGGGTCTCTCCCTGACCGGACTGCCGCTTAAGTTCAGTGACCAGGCCTGGGCCCAGACCATGATGTCCTTCTTTGGCGGCGTTGAATATGCCGGCCTGATTCACCGTGGCTGCGCTGTACTGACCTTCTATTATTTCATGGGCGCACTCTGGATGAGTATTGACTTCCTGCTGCTGCGTAAGGATGTAAAAGGCAATGTCCTGCAGCGGATGTTCGGACCAGACTCCCTGATGCCGAACTTCCGTGACATCAAGGATGTGATCGGCATGGTCAAATGGTTCCTGTTTAAAGGGCCCAAACCGACCTTTGAACGCTGGACTTACTGGGAAAAATTCGACTTCATCGCCGTCTTCTGGGGTATGTTTGCCATCGGCGGTTCAGGTCTGATGCTCTGGTTCCCCGAATTCTTCGGTCAGTTCCTGCCCGGCTGGGCATTTAACCTGGCAACTATCGTCCACTCTGACGAGGCACTGCTGGCAACCGGCTTCATCTTCACGGTTCACTTCTTCAACACCCATGGCCGTCCTGAGAAGTTCCCGATGGACTTCGTTATCTTCAACGGTCAGATGAACAAGGAAGAGTTCATTGAAGAGCGTGGTGACCAGTGGAAGCGTTACGAAGAGCAGGGAATACTGGAGTACTTTGAAGTTGAGAAGCCCAGTGGTGTAGTCTACGACTTTATCTTCAAGACCTTCGGCTTTATTGCCGTATTCACCGGCCTTGCCCTTGTGGTGGCCATGTTGTGGGCCTTCCTGGCCTGA
- the cybH gene encoding Ni/Fe-hydrogenase, b-type cytochrome subunit: MSEKKFKQYIWELPVRWCHWVNVLSIVVLAGTGVLIGNPVFIGSSPEAYLMGWIRFIHFVFAYAFAVSVITRMIWTFRGNCYAGWREYFPFMGAAGRAEMKEVFDYYTFRSKHPPETTGHNPMAATAYFVLFLVYWFMILTGFAMYAEHAPGGTMHSLLKPVYVMMTTQQMHLYHHLAMYLIFGFVINHVYSAWLMDIKEKGGEISSMFSGYKFTTSPYAVCKSRFWDFFPWKSKK; encoded by the coding sequence ATGAGTGAGAAGAAGTTTAAACAGTATATCTGGGAACTGCCGGTCCGCTGGTGCCACTGGGTCAATGTGCTCTCGATTGTGGTGCTGGCGGGGACCGGTGTCCTGATCGGCAATCCGGTCTTTATCGGCAGCTCTCCAGAGGCGTATCTGATGGGCTGGATCCGTTTCATCCACTTTGTCTTTGCCTATGCCTTTGCTGTCAGCGTCATCACCCGGATGATCTGGACCTTCCGGGGCAACTGTTATGCCGGCTGGCGGGAGTATTTTCCGTTTATGGGGGCAGCCGGCAGGGCAGAGATGAAAGAGGTGTTTGACTATTACACCTTCCGCAGCAAGCATCCACCTGAGACCACAGGGCACAACCCCATGGCTGCCACCGCCTATTTTGTGCTGTTTCTGGTCTACTGGTTCATGATCCTGACCGGCTTTGCCATGTATGCCGAGCATGCGCCGGGCGGCACCATGCACAGCCTGCTTAAACCGGTCTATGTCATGATGACCACCCAGCAGATGCATCTCTACCACCATCTGGCCATGTATCTGATCTTCGGCTTTGTGATCAACCATGTATACAGTGCCTGGTTGATGGATATTAAGGAAAAAGGTGGAGAAATATCCAGTATGTTCAGTGGTTACAAGTTCACCACCAGCCCCTATGCGGTCTGCAAGAGCAGATTCTGGGATTTCTTTCCCTGGAAGAGCAAAAAATAG
- a CDS encoding rhodanese-like domain-containing protein, producing the protein MSSPKHVKEANILLLDLRSADKFAAGHIPRALNLPAANLDKYQENNWPSFKGAAIVFYSDNQADIDKALELMRDYGMSKATYFPGGLANWQKLGNPVETGPKPAPANLVFVRVLGPQDITIPDFIKALDNPNVVILDVRNPTERATGQFKGSIHIPSEEIGTRYSEIPKDKLVIVHCSTGIRAGIAYETLKAKGFTNLKALNANVKFENGKYKITE; encoded by the coding sequence ATTTCATCACCCAAGCATGTCAAAGAAGCAAATATTCTGCTGCTTGACTTGCGTTCAGCTGACAAATTTGCTGCCGGTCATATTCCTCGCGCTCTGAACTTGCCAGCAGCCAATCTGGACAAATACCAAGAAAACAACTGGCCCTCCTTTAAAGGTGCCGCAATTGTCTTCTACAGCGACAATCAGGCCGATATTGATAAGGCTCTCGAGTTGATGCGCGATTACGGCATGTCCAAGGCGACCTACTTCCCCGGTGGCCTGGCAAACTGGCAAAAACTAGGAAACCCGGTTGAGACAGGTCCCAAGCCTGCCCCAGCCAACCTTGTCTTTGTACGTGTATTGGGACCACAAGACATAACCATACCTGATTTCATTAAAGCACTGGACAACCCAAATGTTGTCATTCTGGATGTCCGCAACCCAACTGAAAGGGCAACCGGCCAGTTCAAAGGCTCCATACACATCCCGTCTGAGGAAATCGGAACACGTTACAGCGAAATCCCCAAAGACAAGCTTGTAATTGTCCACTGTTCCACTGGCATTCGTGCCGGGATTGCCTATGAGACGCTGAAGGCCAAAGGCTTTACAAATCTTAAGGCGTTGAATGCAAACGTTAAATTTGAAAACGGAAAATACAAAATCACCGAATAA
- a CDS encoding nickel-dependent hydrogenase large subunit, with the protein MAKIVVDPITRIEGHLRIEAEIEDGKIKDAWSSSTMFRGIEKILKGRDPRDAWYWTQRFCGVCTTVHSIASIRAVEDALKIKIPPNAQLIRNIIIGIQGVQDHVIHFYHLHALDWVDITSALKADPVKTASLAASISDWPNNSATHFKAVQEKLNAFVGTGRLGPFANAYWGHPAYKLPPEANLMATAHYLEALEWQKEVIKIHAILGSKNPHPQTFLVGGMSIPVDPDSQNALNADRLITIKRLLAKAQDFVEKVYIPDLLAIASFYKDWAAIGGGVGNFLSYGEFPDPINGNLWFPPGAIMNKDISKVLPLDQQKVTEYVDHSWYEYQDAKGKGLHPWKGESEAKYTGPKPPYEFLDTDKKYSWVKAPRYDEAAMEVGPLARILVAYVAGHKESKAAVDMVLGKLGVGPAALFSTLGRTAARGIDALLIARQTPVWLDALIANIGKGDYRIHANEMWDPKTWPAEASGYGWHEAPRGALGHWIKIKDQKIYNYQAVVPSTWNASPRDAKGQRGPYEAALVGTPVAKPDQPLEILRTIHSFDPCLACAVHVTDATGNELVRVKVS; encoded by the coding sequence ATGGCCAAGATAGTCGTTGATCCAATTACCAGAATAGAAGGGCATCTGCGCATCGAGGCCGAGATTGAGGATGGCAAGATCAAGGATGCCTGGAGCTCCAGTACCATGTTTCGCGGCATCGAGAAAATCCTGAAAGGCCGTGATCCCCGTGATGCCTGGTACTGGACCCAGCGTTTCTGCGGGGTTTGCACCACGGTTCACTCCATCGCCTCGATCCGGGCGGTTGAGGATGCTCTCAAGATCAAGATTCCTCCCAATGCCCAGCTGATTCGTAACATCATCATCGGCATCCAGGGGGTGCAGGATCATGTGATCCATTTCTACCATCTGCATGCACTGGACTGGGTGGATATCACCTCGGCCCTCAAGGCTGATCCGGTCAAGACCGCCAGTCTGGCTGCCTCCATCTCTGACTGGCCCAACAATTCGGCCACTCACTTCAAGGCAGTACAGGAAAAGCTGAATGCCTTTGTGGGAACCGGTCGGCTTGGCCCATTTGCCAATGCCTACTGGGGGCATCCTGCCTACAAACTGCCGCCTGAGGCAAACCTGATGGCAACGGCCCACTATCTTGAAGCTCTGGAATGGCAGAAAGAGGTCATCAAGATTCACGCCATCCTGGGTAGCAAGAATCCCCATCCCCAGACCTTCCTGGTGGGTGGGATGTCGATCCCGGTGGATCCTGATTCCCAGAACGCCCTGAATGCCGACAGGTTGATCACCATCAAGCGCCTTTTGGCCAAGGCCCAGGATTTTGTTGAAAAGGTGTATATCCCGGACCTGCTGGCCATCGCCTCGTTCTATAAGGATTGGGCCGCCATTGGTGGCGGGGTGGGCAATTTTCTTTCCTATGGCGAGTTCCCGGACCCGATCAATGGTAACCTCTGGTTCCCGCCTGGGGCAATCATGAACAAGGATATTTCCAAGGTGCTGCCCCTGGATCAACAGAAGGTGACCGAGTACGTTGATCACTCCTGGTATGAGTATCAGGATGCAAAAGGCAAAGGATTGCATCCCTGGAAAGGTGAGTCAGAGGCCAAGTACACCGGCCCCAAGCCACCCTATGAATTCCTGGATACGGATAAAAAGTACTCCTGGGTCAAGGCACCCCGTTATGATGAAGCAGCCATGGAGGTTGGCCCCCTGGCCCGGATCCTGGTTGCCTATGTGGCTGGCCACAAAGAAAGCAAGGCAGCGGTTGATATGGTGCTGGGCAAGCTTGGGGTCGGACCTGCAGCACTGTTCTCTACCCTGGGACGCACCGCAGCCCGCGGGATTGATGCCCTGCTGATCGCCCGTCAGACACCGGTCTGGCTGGATGCCCTGATTGCCAATATCGGCAAGGGGGACTATCGTATCCATGCCAATGAGATGTGGGATCCCAAGACCTGGCCTGCCGAGGCGTCCGGCTACGGTTGGCATGAGGCCCCCCGTGGTGCCCTGGGACACTGGATCAAGATCAAGGATCAAAAAATCTACAACTATCAGGCTGTGGTGCCTTCCACCTGGAACGCCTCACCCCGTGATGCCAAGGGGCAGCGCGGCCCTTATGAAGCCGCCCTGGTGGGGACACCGGTTGCTAAGCCTGACCAGCCGCTGGAGATCCTGCGCACCATTCACTCCTTTGACCCCTGCCTGGCTTGTGCCGTGCATGTTACTGATGCCACCGGCAATGAGCTGGTGCGGGTCAAGGTCTCCTAG
- a CDS encoding HAMP domain-containing protein produces MLPFRFRLTLVQKMILSFAVSGVCLTAALVYALAGLDAMHRMEEEFARKDLAAVTMTIGLRDAILAQERALGKYLILKEQVFRDVFDKNVQQFNNTLFSFKQIYQGNKLRELESSYRAYHQASQKIFAGNTAVVPVMKQSAERIEKIIAEIRDEQQESLVYKLKTTDEQETRTVSRSIFLASFGVVVSSLIAVLLIYSFARSIGKLQKATHRIAEGEFDYDPEIPPGDEIGTLAKDFSRMATRLKQLEQISLDASPLTRLPGNIAIERAIHQRLAGTTPFAVCYLDLDNFKSYNDRYGYIKASDLIREAGRVIYDAVHGLQEPQAFVGHIGGDDFVVIISAGKAEAACQAIIHAVDALIPDFYSAEDRLKGAIEGVDRYGVHRVFPLISISISALVCTPGSCGSAAEIATAAAQLKDQVKKETGSNYCIVRRGAGDGTVLE; encoded by the coding sequence ATGCTGCCCTTTCGCTTCCGCTTGACCTTGGTCCAAAAAATGATTTTGAGTTTTGCTGTCAGTGGTGTCTGTCTGACAGCTGCTCTTGTCTATGCCTTGGCAGGTCTTGATGCCATGCATCGCATGGAGGAGGAGTTTGCCCGTAAAGATCTGGCAGCAGTCACCATGACCATTGGGTTACGTGATGCAATTCTGGCCCAGGAACGTGCACTGGGCAAATATCTGATTCTCAAAGAACAGGTTTTCAGGGATGTCTTTGATAAAAATGTGCAACAGTTTAATAATACGTTGTTTTCATTCAAACAGATTTATCAGGGAAACAAGCTGAGGGAGTTGGAGAGCTCCTACCGGGCCTATCATCAGGCCAGCCAGAAAATCTTTGCAGGCAACACTGCGGTTGTTCCCGTGATGAAACAATCAGCAGAGCGTATTGAGAAAATCATTGCCGAGATCCGGGATGAACAACAGGAAAGCCTGGTGTACAAGCTTAAAACAACTGATGAACAGGAAACCAGGACCGTCAGCCGTTCAATCTTTCTCGCATCATTCGGTGTTGTGGTTTCATCGCTGATCGCCGTTCTGCTGATCTACTCCTTTGCACGATCAATCGGCAAGTTGCAGAAGGCAACCCATCGCATTGCCGAAGGGGAATTTGATTATGACCCGGAGATTCCGCCGGGGGATGAAATCGGTACGCTGGCCAAGGATTTCAGTCGCATGGCAACACGCCTGAAACAGCTGGAACAGATCAGTCTGGACGCCAGTCCGCTGACCCGTTTGCCGGGTAATATTGCCATTGAACGGGCCATACATCAGCGCCTGGCTGGTACGACACCTTTTGCGGTCTGTTATCTGGACCTGGATAATTTCAAGTCATACAATGACCGCTATGGCTATATCAAAGCAAGCGATCTGATCAGGGAAGCGGGCAGGGTGATCTACGATGCCGTGCATGGACTGCAGGAACCCCAGGCCTTTGTTGGACATATCGGAGGTGATGACTTTGTGGTCATCATCTCTGCCGGCAAGGCTGAAGCGGCGTGCCAGGCCATCATTCATGCCGTCGATGCACTGATACCCGACTTTTATTCGGCTGAGGACCGGCTCAAGGGGGCCATTGAAGGGGTTGATCGTTACGGCGTGCACCGGGTCTTTCCCTTGATTTCCATCTCAATCTCTGCGCTGGTCTGTACACCCGGCAGTTGCGGCAGTGCTGCCGAGATTGCAACCGCTGCCGCCCAGTTGAAGGATCAGGTCAAGAAGGAGACAGGCAGTAACTACTGTATTGTCAGAAGGGGGGCAGGTGATGGGACTGTCCTGGAGTAG
- a CDS encoding rhodanese-like domain-containing protein, whose amino-acid sequence MSIRTRLAASFVTLFAVALLAGCETGPEVKSEAPTPQTVATAAPKEGAKKTGPVLPKGVTVISTDELKALIAKGPEAGNYLLFDSRPASRFHAATIPTSIMLPDTEMVKLDKEGKAHPLLGQDKNKLHIFWCGGPT is encoded by the coding sequence ATGAGTATCCGCACCAGACTTGCAGCCAGTTTTGTCACACTCTTTGCTGTTGCCCTGCTGGCCGGTTGTGAAACCGGACCAGAGGTCAAAAGTGAAGCACCAACACCGCAGACAGTGGCAACTGCCGCGCCTAAGGAGGGAGCAAAGAAGACAGGCCCTGTGCTGCCTAAAGGCGTCACTGTAATCTCTACGGATGAGCTTAAGGCTTTGATTGCAAAAGGTCCTGAAGCCGGAAACTACCTGCTTTTTGACAGCCGCCCCGCCTCACGTTTCCATGCTGCAACCATCCCGACCTCGATAATGTTGCCAGACACGGAAATGGTAAAGCTGGACAAAGAAGGCAAGGCCCATCCCCTGCTTGGCCAGGACAAGAATAAACTTCACATCTTCTGGTGCGGAGGCCCTACCTGA
- a CDS encoding HyaD/HybD family hydrogenase maturation endopeptidase — MTTTLVLGLGNTIMSDDGIGPKVIEQLQQGDALSENVVLLDGGTLGLDLLPHLERVKRLIIVDAVEIGQPAGSCVRLAGDEVPMALETKLSPHQMGMKDLLAVARLMGHLPDEIVLIGVQPASLEMDTELTPAVAAAMPTLLAMVQAELAAG, encoded by the coding sequence ATGACAACAACATTGGTACTGGGGCTCGGCAATACCATCATGTCGGATGACGGCATCGGCCCCAAGGTAATTGAGCAGTTACAGCAGGGCGACGCTCTGTCGGAAAATGTGGTCCTGCTGGATGGCGGAACCCTGGGGCTGGATCTGCTGCCCCACTTGGAAAGGGTGAAGCGTCTAATTATTGTGGACGCCGTTGAGATCGGGCAGCCTGCCGGCAGCTGTGTCCGTCTGGCTGGCGATGAGGTGCCGATGGCCCTGGAGACCAAGCTTTCGCCTCACCAGATGGGGATGAAGGATCTGTTGGCGGTGGCCCGTTTGATGGGGCACCTGCCGGATGAGATTGTGCTGATTGGCGTACAGCCGGCCAGCCTTGAGATGGATACCGAGTTGACGCCGGCGGTTGCTGCTGCCATGCCGACCCTGCTTGCCATGGTTCAGGCGGAATTGGCTGCCGGGTGA
- the rmuC gene encoding DNA recombination protein RmuC, translating into MPELLLPALISVLLVITVILLVKVSRLGGQSLEPRLASLERMLERNERTLREELARGREEAQTLGRQGREESIGAMQTLGDGLLKRMSELAGLQKSQLDIFADQLKNLTSTNDSRMEKLRETLQIRLQAIQEDNARQLEQMRATVDEKLHDTLEKRLGESFKLVSERLELVQKGLGEMQTLANGVGDLKRVLTNVKTRGTFGEVQLGALLEQVLAPGQYAANVETRKGSGQRVEFALRLPGRDGSGDSVVHLPLDAKFPQEDYLRLVEAQERADAVAAEEAGKLLERAIRLAATDIRDKYLDPPQTTDFGIMFLPTEGLYAEVLRRPSLADALQRDLKVLVAGPTTLAALLNSLQMGFRTLAIEKRSAEVWNLLGAVRTEFGKFGEMLDKTSKKLQEAGNHIEAAATRTRQMERKLKNVQALPSSEAQSLLGIDAVHDES; encoded by the coding sequence ATGCCTGAACTGTTACTACCTGCCCTGATTAGTGTACTCCTGGTGATCACCGTTATCCTGCTGGTGAAGGTCTCCCGCCTGGGGGGGCAAAGCCTCGAACCACGCCTTGCCTCCCTTGAGCGGATGCTTGAACGCAATGAGCGCACCCTGCGTGAAGAACTGGCCCGCGGGCGGGAAGAGGCCCAGACGCTGGGGCGACAGGGACGGGAGGAGAGCATCGGTGCAATGCAAACCCTGGGAGACGGTCTGCTGAAGCGGATGAGCGAGCTGGCCGGCCTGCAGAAGAGCCAGTTGGATATCTTTGCCGATCAGCTCAAGAACCTGACCAGCACCAATGACAGCCGGATGGAAAAACTGAGGGAGACCCTGCAGATCAGGTTGCAGGCCATTCAGGAGGATAATGCCAGACAGCTGGAGCAGATGCGGGCAACCGTGGATGAAAAGCTGCATGATACCCTTGAAAAGCGGCTGGGCGAGTCATTCAAGCTGGTCAGTGAGCGGTTGGAGCTGGTCCAGAAAGGGCTGGGCGAGATGCAGACCCTGGCCAACGGGGTAGGGGATCTGAAGCGGGTGCTGACCAATGTCAAGACCCGTGGCACCTTTGGTGAGGTGCAGCTGGGAGCCTTGCTGGAACAGGTACTGGCTCCGGGGCAGTATGCCGCCAATGTGGAAACCCGCAAAGGCAGTGGCCAGCGGGTGGAATTTGCCCTGCGGCTGCCTGGCCGTGACGGTAGTGGGGACAGCGTGGTCCATCTGCCGCTGGATGCCAAGTTTCCGCAGGAGGATTACCTGCGGCTGGTTGAGGCCCAGGAGCGGGCTGATGCAGTGGCAGCCGAAGAAGCGGGCAAGCTGCTGGAACGGGCTATCCGTTTGGCAGCAACCGATATCCGTGACAAATACCTTGATCCGCCCCAGACCACCGATTTCGGGATCATGTTCCTGCCCACGGAAGGATTGTATGCTGAAGTCCTGCGTCGCCCCAGTCTTGCTGATGCCCTGCAGCGCGACTTAAAGGTGCTGGTGGCCGGCCCTACCACCCTGGCAGCCCTGCTCAACTCTCTCCAGATGGGGTTCCGTACCCTGGCCATTGAAAAACGTTCTGCCGAGGTCTGGAACCTGCTGGGTGCGGTACGGACCGAGTTTGGCAAGTTTGGCGAGATGTTGGACAAGACCAGCAAGAAGCTGCAGGAGGCCGGCAACCATATCGAGGCGGCTGCCACCCGTACCCGTCAGATGGAGCGCAAGTTGAAAAATGTACAGGCGTTGCCCAGCAGCGAGGCCCAGTCATTATTGGGTATTGATGCAGTGCATGATGAAAGCTAA
- a CDS encoding hydrogenase small subunit — MDRDECAGKKQEGFSVARMLEERGVSRRDFLKFCSTVTAAMALPATMAPKVAQALDKVQRPPLVWLEFQDCCGDTEALLRSANPTVGELVLDILSVDYHETIMAAAGHQAEANLEKTIKEFQGKYLCVVEGSIPMKEGGAYGCVGGKSHLARAKQVCGSAAATIAVGTCASFGGIPAAAPNPTGAVGVKEAVPGATVINLPGCPCNADNLTAVVVHFLTFGKLPSLDSHGRPLFAYGKRIHDNCERRPHFDAGQYVEHWGDDAHRKGHCLYKMGCKGPATFHNCPTQRFNERISWPVAAGHGCVGCSEPQFWDTSPLYRRLPNVPGFGIEQSADKIGLAFTAGVGGAFAIHGAMNALRKDKDTADENTKDGEE; from the coding sequence ATGGACAGAGATGAATGTGCTGGAAAGAAACAGGAAGGTTTCTCGGTTGCCAGGATGCTTGAAGAACGGGGAGTCTCGCGGCGTGATTTCCTGAAATTCTGTTCTACTGTCACCGCTGCCATGGCGTTACCTGCCACCATGGCACCCAAGGTGGCTCAAGCCCTGGACAAGGTGCAGCGTCCTCCGCTGGTCTGGCTGGAGTTTCAGGATTGCTGCGGCGACACGGAGGCTCTGTTACGTTCAGCCAACCCCACCGTGGGAGAGCTGGTACTGGATATCCTCTCGGTTGATTACCATGAAACCATCATGGCTGCTGCCGGTCATCAGGCTGAGGCCAACCTCGAAAAGACCATCAAAGAGTTCCAGGGCAAATACCTCTGCGTGGTTGAGGGTTCCATCCCGATGAAGGAAGGAGGAGCCTATGGCTGTGTTGGCGGCAAGTCCCATCTGGCCCGGGCCAAACAGGTCTGTGGATCTGCAGCAGCCACCATTGCTGTGGGCACCTGTGCCAGTTTCGGCGGTATTCCCGCTGCTGCTCCCAATCCCACCGGCGCAGTTGGGGTCAAAGAGGCGGTGCCCGGTGCTACGGTGATCAACCTGCCCGGCTGCCCCTGCAATGCCGATAACCTGACCGCTGTAGTGGTTCACTTCCTTACCTTTGGTAAACTTCCCAGTCTTGACAGCCATGGCCGTCCCCTGTTTGCCTACGGCAAGCGGATTCATGACAACTGTGAACGTCGTCCCCACTTTGATGCCGGTCAGTATGTTGAGCATTGGGGGGATGATGCCCACCGCAAGGGGCACTGCCTCTACAAGATGGGCTGTAAGGGTCCGGCAACCTTCCATAACTGTCCCACCCAGCGTTTTAACGAGAGAATCAGCTGGCCGGTTGCTGCCGGTCATGGCTGTGTCGGCTGTTCCGAACCCCAGTTCTGGGATACTTCGCCACTCTATCGCCGTCTGCCCAACGTGCCTGGCTTTGGTATTGAGCAGAGTGCCGACAAGATCGGGCTTGCCTTTACTGCCGGTGTGGGTGGTGCCTTTGCTATCCATGGTGCCATGAATGCCCTGCGCAAGGATAAAGATACGGCTGACGAGAACACAAAAGACGGGGAGGAATAG